The genome window CAGAAAaggcagaaacagagagagagagagagagagagagagagactaacaCATTGCCTGGAAAGAAGCAGGCTGCTACTGCCTGTGGTCACAAATTATATATCAATCAGATCCAAAATGGTGACAGTCATGGGAGTAAACAACTTGTGACCTGTGTTAGGACCAAAAGTCATGCAAATATTTGCATCTTAGGTTCACCATCACACTCCTTCCTTACTTTTATACCTTAATAATTTGCTGCATTGAGTGCCATTTGTTCTGCTACATATGGTGGTGTGGTGGTTTACTGTTTCCTCATATAAAGTTTGACTCAAAATTGAATATGATCACAGGTGTGCATCAATTCTAATCATCAATTGAACTTGTCCAATCACAGTTAAAAACCAATCTGAAAGTAAGAaagaattctttacattatttttgctatTTCTTGTGAATTGCAACCATTCACATATGTTAATATGTTCTTTGATTTGACACACCTCAGTGGTCTTTGATTGGTGTGGATCTTGGCAACAAGTAGCATGATTATTCAGCATGTACATTTGGAATGCTAGTGTCAAGGTTAAATATGGTTGACTTGAATTTGACCTGACCTGATGTCTCAACAGGCCAACATATCACCTAATGTTAAATGTGTATGGTCAACATTGACACCTCTGATCATTATATCTCTTATCTTGATTAATATGTGCACATACTTTGATAGTTTATGAATATTTTTTCTTCATTGAAATGAGGATTTTTAAGATGGTTGCAAGAGAACAtcatgaacaacaacaacaatagtaaTAAAATTGCCATCCAACTTCTTCTATACATGTGTTATTTATAATTGAAAACAAGTGAAACATATTTTATAAAgccaaagaaaaatatattattgcaaaaagtttaaaaataattagtCATTTAAAAATCAGTGACTTTGAAATATACATCTATTGGTCATATTAATGGAACAAAGTGCTGCATTAATCAAACAATTTAATGACACATGATTGAGATGTTGATCTTGTTTTGTTTAGGAGTGGCACACCTATTCACACATCACTAGCAAAAAAAATAGTAGCATTGTGATCCATATCCACTTTATTGCAACTGACATAAGCTAAATTTTGACCTTACTAACAAAAGAGATGACTGAGTGTTTTTGACTGAACAGTTTAAGTTCTCTTGTAATGTATACATAATTGCTGTCATATAAAGGACACTGCCCCTCCTGCAATGTATCAGAGACTGCATAAGGCATCAAAATGTGGTTTGGTGATGCACACCAACACTTGAACTACTCCTAATACAGTATGATTGATGCCTAAATAATGGTATTTCACCACTGCTGTGACAATTTTCTAATGCCTAATCATCACTGGAGATGCTCTTCGGCATTGTGATCGGATCCTTCACAACTCAGAAAAGAGATATGATGTCAGGAGCTGTAGCTTACAGAAAGGGTAATATACTATTTGGTGCCTCACTAATTAAGAGGCAACTCTTCTGTTTGGTGATCACATATTGCTAATGAAAGCATGCAAGTGAGTTGTTCTGTTGTCCTCCAGATGCTGATGGGGTTTctttatgatatgatatgatatgatatcagCCTTCTCTTCCGATTTCCACTGCTTCACTTGACTCTTAGTTAAGGATCTTATACCATGTTGAAGTATCAAACATGATCATCATCAACACCATTGAGAGGCATACTAAAGTTGACAGCATATATAATCTGTGGACGTAGCAATTTGGCTGCTTGCAGCTTATTCTTCGGTTCAGCTTAACGTGGAAGAAGATATTAGAAATCATAAGCCGATCCAAATTATCATTTCAGATTCTCTTCTCTTTGACCTTTTTCTCCTGGAGATCAGCTTGCAGCTCATCTTGATGCAGTCTCTCTCCTCTCAATCATTCCTGCTCCTGCAACCTCATCTCCCTACGGAATCTCCTTATGAATACATCGGCAACATGATCGATCTCATTCTCGAGGTTGAATTCCAAGCCGTCCTCTCCAGAGCCTCGAACCAAATCCATGACAGAGCACGGATTGTCGATCAGCTCATCGTCCAAGTCAAAGAGAGTGTGTGCCAAGTCAGGATACTCGTCTTCTTCGACATACTCGAGCGACTCCCTATGATCAGCTGGACTCGAGAACACCTCCTCTCTGGCAGCATTATACATCACTATCGCTTTGCTGTAGCCCCCGAGAGCGTGGCCAGATCCTCCACCGCTGTCGTGGCCCTTCAGTGCATGGATCTTGTTGGAGATTGCACTCGCTAGGACCTTCCTCTTCGACAGCATCCCAAGAAACATGAGTCTGGTCTTCTTGACAGCCAAGGTTTTGGCCTTCAGTAGTGCTGCAAGCACGATACTCATCTGCCAAGGAAAGAAACAGCCTTCTTCATTTTTTGGCAGTGAAGAAAACAAGTGTTTTGGCATGGAGAGACTATGTATCTCAGTAGATATATTCTGGGCATAAAAGGCTTAGAGGACTTCGACTCGGTCAGCTACAGATTTGCCGAAGAAGATAGGAATCAGGTAGACATGTAGGAAGATGTCATGGGAGGTGGCTGCTGTGTCATGGGCCTTCTCTCGTGGGTGTCGATTGGCATTTATAGGGAGGGAGAGGAAGACTCTGAGGGCCATTTGCCCAACCAAACCAAGGAAAAAGGTCTAAGATACTGGGAGATGAGAAAGATATAACTCGAACCTGGTGGAGTAGGAGGCACTAAGCAAAGATGACAGGCAAAAGCTGTGGAAAGTAACattagagatatatatatatatatatgccaattGTTAGGTAACTGAGACCTTATCATCAACCATTGGGTGATTGAGAGTTCACTGTTCAAGTTAGGTTCATTGTTTTGATGTCTACATCTTTTGCTTTCCACTTGGTTTATCACCACCATTTAGCTTTACTGGTTGAAGTTCCTTGGTGGCTGTCAGATTCAACTTTCATTTTCTTCATGTTCTCTTTGGAGCCTGAAAGATTGATTAGGTAACTAAAGCTGAATCAACTCATGGCTAACTTTAACAACAATAGGGATAGCTTTTGTTGTGGAAGACAGACTTGAAGAGCTTCAAAGTTTAGTTAGAAGGACTACATAGAAGGTGGCACTTTGCCAAGATCAAGAACACTACTAAAGAGATGTTCTTGGAGAAATTTACATCTGAGAACCCCAAGTTCTGTGACAACTCTTAAACTTAATGGATTCAGGTGGCCATCATCATGTTAAATTTGCTATGCAGAAGTGGAAAAGGAGGAGCACTTTGCACAAAGATCAATGCACAGTTGTGGTGAGCTTTCTAGTAGCTTATTTCACATGGTGCCATCAATCAAATGGAAGAGATAGATCAAGCTGGATTTTGCAGCCTTTGTTGTTTTCAACATGAAGTCATATTATTGTTATCCATCTTACAATCAATCCTGTACTacagattttttttgtttatacaAATCATACAAAACATTATGACTTATTATTGTTATgcatatatgattatattttcttGTTTTAGTCCCTCCTCAGCTAATGTGCACTATGCATAACACTGACACCAACCCAAGTTTATTATTATCTGTATCTGTGTACACTTCAACAAAATCTACACTCAGTATTGGATTGGATGCACATAAAGTGTAGAGGCCCAACCTATGCTCAACAAGTGGGAGCAATCTACAAGTCAAGCTGGCTGCATCATTTGCCAACATATATTTAGTAGCTAAAGCTAAGAAGGATTAATGAATCAAATAGGCAGCAGGCAATGCTCCTAATTAATGCTTCCTTTTCCTCTGCCACCGACACTGGAAGCACAGCTTTGGAAGGGACCAAAGAGCAAGCAAACACAAATCCCCCTCCGTTCCATCTTACTTTAAAGACCCCAACAACAGCTGACGTGAGAGAGCTCACGTTGCTTAGGCCTCATCATCACGTTTTGCACTACAAACCCATGTCTCTGGCCGAGTTCTCGGCAAGCAATAGCCATAGAAAGCAAAGATCTAGTGCTCCTTTACGTGATATCATCGCCGTCCTTCCCACTCGCAGAAGCTTTGCGAAGGGAAAAGGAGAAGGCTTATTGGGTCGAATGATGCCTTTAGGCATTCAACATTGATTGATGTTCTAATGTCAACTAAGGGTAGAAGAAACAGTTCTATTTTGCATTTGAGAATGTCGGTAGATAAACTAATCAGTGTTGATGGAAGAAAGTTAGGCTTAGAATCAATGGGAAGTTggtgttgatgttgataggaagagaggatagagatatcaaatagaggaagagtatgacaagctttcaatcttctatatttctctcaagaaaaactctttacaatttcagaaactctatttcaCTCATGAcccgggtttatatagtccccaaagatacattatattaattgtattcaagatgaatcattctctttcaagaaaccctttcaagaatcaataaccaatttgacttatccttctataaacttttaatccattttttcttcttgttgtaatgattctcccacttgatgcaataAACCTTTTTTATGATACTTGAACacgtttaattccaacattctcccctcttaaacttgttccatccagCATGCCAAGTTTCcttcgaagttgttgaaatatttcatatttaagaggttttgtgagtatatcagccacttgttcacttgtcttgacatgatgtatctccacttctttatttttgatatgatctcttatgaaatgaaatcttgtatcgatatgcttcgatctttcatgataaactggattcttggctaaggcaatagctgatttgttatcaacataaatcttggttgacttctcctgtggcatataaagttcttggagtaatcttcttagccatattgcatgacaaacactagaagaagctgctatatattctgctttatAACTTGATAGAGCAACTATTCgttgcttttttgaagaccaagtgaatgtagcttcaccaaaataaaatacaaatccagttgtactcttccgatcatcgtagcttccggcccaatcactgtcactatatccaatgagctccaactttttagatgatgaatagaacattccatactcaattgttcctttgatatatcgcaaaattcttttagcgacatttaaatgagatgtctttggaacttccataaatctacttattaaaccaactccaaatagtatatctggtcgagtgcatgtcaaatatcttaaacatccaactagacttttataataagttggattaatgtatgtaccttcaccttccttggtcaacttggtgccatattcaacaggtgtatctgtaggatgacaatcttccatggaaaacttctttaaaacctcctttgcataattttcttgtgagataaaaattccttcattatcttgtataactcttcttcaagaactccattaagaaatgctgatttgacatccatttgtaaaatcttccatttcatttgagctgctagagagataagtaatcttactgtcttcaatcgagcaactggcgcaaatacttcttcataatcaattccatattgttgtttatatccctttgcaaccaatctggccttgtatttctccacctctccttttgcatttctttttgttttgaagatccacctaacaccgatagcttggtggtcttctggaagtgtagtaagctcccatgtattatttttgttaatggcatgaatttcttcattcatagcttgtcgccatttttcatctctataagcttcttcgaaggttaatggatcatatcctacaaaaagacaaaataaagaaagttcatcattgttagtatcaatccttcgagtcacatcatataggtcctgaataggtcttgtccttcttataattggacttcttgaatcatgtgacctagctgatctaggtgatgattctggcaaagcaacttcggtgcttgcttgtattatatcatcttcttctgaaactacagctttcttatgctgctcatcacttttccagttccaaatctgttgttcatcaaactcaatatctcttgacatcacaactttatttgtgataggattgtagagtttgtaaccactggaattttctggataacctagcaaaatgcatttttgacttttatcctccaattttg of Musa acuminata AAA Group cultivar baxijiao chromosome BXJ1-7, Cavendish_Baxijiao_AAA, whole genome shotgun sequence contains these proteins:
- the LOC135680085 gene encoding uncharacterized protein LOC135680085: MSIVLAALLKAKTLAVKKTRLMFLGMLSKRKVLASAISNKIHALKGHDSGGGSGHALGGYSKAIVMYNAAREEVFSSPADHRESLEYVEEDEYPDLAHTLFDLDDELIDNPCSVMDLVRGSGEDGLEFNLENEIDHVADVFIRRFRREMRLQEQE